A genome region from Geobacter pickeringii includes the following:
- the alr gene encoding alanine racemase, with translation MDSRPTIAEIDLAALRHNFDLVRRTVPAGCGMLAVVKADAYGHGFMDISRELEALGVTAFGVAFLAEGIQLRKSGIDRPVLILGGVYPGQERKCIGYNLSTALFSLDQARVLDEAAARLYRKAKVHVKIDTGMGRLGVAAADAPSFFRELRDLPHIELEGIISHFASADELDDEGRRYTDRQAAAFAEAVAAARSLGLSPRYVHIANSAAAFGMELPFCNLVRPGIVLYGALPSGDFEGRMALRPVMRLRSTVAMLKEVEPGTSISYARRYTSSERRLIASVPVGYADGYDRALTNRGEVLIRGERARVTGTVCMDWIMVDVTGIAGVRVGDDVTLLGCDSAGNCVRAEELAAWAGTIPYEIFCGISKRVPRVYLNASR, from the coding sequence ATGGACAGCAGACCCACCATTGCAGAAATAGACCTTGCCGCCCTGCGCCACAACTTCGATCTCGTGAGGCGGACCGTTCCCGCCGGCTGCGGCATGCTGGCGGTGGTCAAGGCCGACGCCTACGGTCACGGCTTCATGGATATCTCCCGCGAGCTCGAGGCCCTCGGGGTGACCGCCTTCGGCGTCGCCTTTCTGGCCGAGGGGATCCAGTTGCGCAAGAGCGGCATCGACCGTCCGGTGCTGATCCTCGGCGGGGTCTACCCGGGGCAGGAGCGTAAGTGCATCGGCTACAACCTCTCCACCGCCCTCTTCAGCCTCGATCAGGCGCGGGTCCTGGACGAGGCGGCCGCGCGGCTCTACCGCAAGGCCAAGGTCCACGTCAAGATCGATACCGGTATGGGGCGGCTCGGCGTCGCCGCGGCCGATGCCCCCTCCTTTTTCCGGGAACTGCGCGACCTGCCGCATATTGAGCTGGAGGGGATCATCTCCCACTTTGCCTCGGCGGACGAACTGGACGACGAGGGGCGCCGTTACACCGACCGCCAGGCGGCCGCCTTTGCCGAAGCGGTGGCCGCGGCGCGGTCGCTGGGGCTCTCCCCCCGCTACGTCCACATCGCCAACAGCGCCGCCGCCTTCGGGATGGAGCTGCCGTTCTGCAACTTGGTCCGGCCGGGGATCGTCCTCTACGGGGCGCTCCCGTCGGGCGATTTCGAGGGGCGGATGGCGCTGCGACCGGTGATGCGGCTGCGGAGCACGGTCGCCATGCTGAAGGAGGTGGAGCCGGGGACGAGCATCAGCTACGCCCGCCGCTATACCTCCTCCGAGCGGAGACTCATCGCCAGCGTCCCCGTGGGGTATGCCGACGGTTACGACCGCGCCCTCACCAATCGGGGCGAAGTGCTGATCCGGGGGGAGCGCGCCCGGGTCACTGGCACGGTCTGCATGGACTGGATCATGGTCGACGTGACCGGGATCGCCGGCGTCAGGGTCGGGGACGACGTGACGCTCCTGGGGTGCGACTCCGCCGGCAACTGCGTCCGGGCGGAGGAGCTGGCCGCCTGGGCCGGGACCATCCCCTACGAAATCTTCTGCGGCATCAGTAAGCGGGTGCCGCGGGTCTATCTCAACGCGTCGCGCTGA
- the selD gene encoding selenide, water dikinase SelD — translation MTNTTIKLTGMVTAAGUAAKLGPAGLENALGGILGKSVDENLLVGPETADDAGVYRIGEGLALVETVDIITPLVDDPFTFGRIAAANALSDVYAMGGKPVTAMNLAFFPGCTLPSEVLAEILAGGLDAVREAGACLVGGHTVEDHELKYGLAVTGLISPERVVRNSTARPGDRLVLTKPLGTGIVATALKVDMASDAVVAEATRWMTGLNAAAGALMLECEASACTDVTGFGLIGHACEMARGGGVTLRFDRGVVPVLAGVAGLVADGMVPAGCYRNRDHYTPHVAFAGAPDLLLPFFDPQTSGGLLISLAPDASRRFLATAADRGLFAVPVGEVLPACGHAVEIV, via the coding sequence ATGACCAACACTACGATCAAACTCACCGGCATGGTGACGGCTGCCGGTTGAGCGGCCAAACTGGGCCCGGCGGGCCTGGAAAACGCCCTTGGGGGCATCCTGGGGAAGAGTGTCGACGAGAACCTCCTCGTGGGGCCGGAGACCGCCGACGACGCGGGGGTCTACCGGATCGGGGAGGGGCTCGCCCTGGTGGAGACGGTGGACATCATCACGCCGCTGGTGGACGATCCGTTCACCTTCGGCCGGATTGCGGCGGCCAACGCCCTCTCGGACGTCTACGCCATGGGAGGGAAGCCAGTGACGGCCATGAACCTCGCCTTTTTCCCCGGTTGTACCCTGCCGTCAGAGGTGCTGGCGGAGATCCTGGCCGGGGGGCTCGATGCCGTGCGGGAGGCCGGGGCGTGCCTTGTGGGAGGCCACACGGTGGAGGATCATGAGTTGAAGTACGGCCTCGCCGTGACCGGCCTCATCAGCCCCGAGCGCGTGGTGCGCAACTCGACGGCCCGCCCCGGGGACCGGCTGGTTCTCACCAAGCCGCTGGGGACCGGGATCGTCGCCACGGCCCTCAAGGTCGACATGGCGTCCGACGCGGTGGTGGCGGAGGCAACCCGCTGGATGACGGGACTCAATGCCGCTGCCGGTGCGCTGATGCTCGAATGCGAAGCCTCGGCCTGCACCGACGTCACCGGCTTCGGCCTCATCGGCCACGCCTGCGAGATGGCCCGGGGGGGAGGGGTGACGCTGCGGTTCGACCGGGGCGTCGTGCCGGTCCTGGCCGGCGTCGCCGGCCTCGTTGCCGACGGAATGGTGCCGGCCGGCTGCTACCGCAACCGCGACCACTACACCCCCCACGTCGCCTTCGCCGGAGCGCCGGATCTGCTACTCCCCTTCTTCGACCCCCAGACCTCCGGGGGGCTCCTCATCTCCCTTGCTCCCGACGCCAGCCGCCGGTTTCTGGCCACCGCCGCCGACCGGGGGCTC
- the thiD gene encoding bifunctional hydroxymethylpyrimidine kinase/phosphomethylpyrimidine kinase — MSTNGRTLRLVVSREKQDSVIRGLYLVTDGGERLAERVEAAIDGGARVVQYRNKEGNAETRLAIGQEIRELCARRGVPFIVNDDLELAKTLQADGLHLGQEDGDPREARRILGPGRLIGVSTHNLREALEAQAAGVDYLGFGAMYPTSSKEVEHLPGPETLAAIREQIALPIVAIGGISRDNGGTVIDAGADALAVISAVLAAPDPALAAAELSLLFNRRAAPPRGSVLTVAGSDSGGGAGIQADLKTITLLGSYGASVLTALTAQNTRGVSGIHGVPPGFVAEQLDAVLSDIPIDTVKTGMLFSAEIGAAVADKLAEYRRRITVVDPVMVAKGGAPLVDRSAVGVLKEQLLPLTYLLTPNIPEAERLTGMTIADEEGMQEAARRLHRLGARNVLVKGGHLLSGDSVDIFFDGAAFHRYATPRILSKNTHGTGCTYASAIATFLAQGEPLREAIGHAKQFITAAIRLGHPLGRGHGPVNHIMAAQETT, encoded by the coding sequence ATGAGTACCAACGGCCGCACCCTTCGACTCGTCGTCAGCCGCGAAAAGCAGGACTCGGTCATCCGGGGGCTCTACCTCGTCACCGACGGGGGAGAACGCCTCGCGGAGCGGGTTGAGGCGGCCATCGACGGCGGCGCCCGGGTGGTCCAGTACCGGAACAAGGAGGGGAACGCCGAAACCCGCCTCGCCATTGGCCAGGAAATTCGGGAACTCTGCGCGAGGCGGGGGGTGCCGTTCATCGTCAACGACGATCTGGAACTGGCGAAGACCCTCCAGGCCGACGGCCTCCACCTGGGACAGGAGGACGGCGACCCGCGCGAGGCACGGCGCATACTCGGTCCCGGGAGGCTTATCGGCGTCTCCACCCACAACCTCCGGGAAGCCCTGGAGGCCCAGGCGGCGGGCGTGGACTACCTCGGTTTCGGCGCCATGTACCCGACCTCCAGCAAGGAGGTGGAGCATCTGCCGGGCCCCGAGACCCTCGCCGCCATCCGTGAACAGATCGCCCTCCCCATCGTCGCCATCGGCGGGATCTCCCGCGACAATGGCGGGACGGTCATCGACGCGGGCGCCGACGCCCTGGCGGTCATCTCGGCGGTCCTCGCCGCCCCCGATCCCGCCCTGGCAGCCGCAGAGCTCTCCCTCCTCTTCAACCGCCGCGCCGCGCCACCGCGAGGTTCAGTCCTCACCGTGGCGGGGAGCGACTCGGGGGGAGGGGCCGGCATCCAGGCCGACCTGAAGACCATCACCCTCCTCGGGAGCTACGGCGCATCGGTCCTCACCGCCCTCACCGCCCAGAACACGCGGGGCGTGAGCGGCATCCACGGCGTCCCCCCCGGGTTCGTGGCGGAGCAACTCGACGCCGTCCTCTCGGACATCCCCATCGACACGGTGAAGACCGGCATGCTCTTCTCGGCCGAGATCGGCGCGGCCGTGGCCGACAAGCTCGCCGAGTACCGCCGCCGCATCACGGTGGTCGATCCGGTGATGGTCGCCAAGGGGGGCGCCCCCCTTGTGGACCGCAGCGCGGTGGGGGTCCTGAAGGAGCAGCTGCTGCCGCTCACCTACCTCCTCACCCCCAACATCCCGGAAGCGGAGCGGCTCACCGGCATGACCATCGCCGACGAGGAGGGGATGCAGGAAGCGGCCCGACGCCTCCACCGGCTCGGGGCGCGGAACGTTCTGGTGAAGGGGGGGCATCTCCTCTCCGGCGACTCCGTCGACATCTTTTTCGACGGCGCCGCCTTCCACCGCTACGCCACCCCCCGGATCCTCAGCAAGAACACCCATGGCACCGGCTGCACCTACGCCTCGGCCATCGCCACCTTCCTTGCCCAGGGTGAGCCGCTGCGCGAGGCGATCGGACACGCCAAGCAATTCATCACCGCTGCCATCAGGCTCGGCCACCCCCTCGGCAGGGGGCACGGGCCGGTGAACCATATCATGGCGGCCCAGGAAACGACGTAA
- a CDS encoding helix-turn-helix domain-containing protein: protein MEAEKLLKLLGEHVRNLRKARKLSQERLAELSDLHPTYISDIERGKANLSFCAVDTLAQAFGLSLAEFVDLPQKGKSADGELLAIYSEVKQLDSRRRKAFTAVARALIAEIRGL, encoded by the coding sequence ATGGAAGCTGAGAAGCTATTAAAATTGCTCGGGGAGCATGTACGAAATCTCCGGAAAGCTCGAAAGTTATCGCAGGAAAGACTGGCTGAGTTATCGGACTTGCATCCGACCTATATCAGCGACATCGAGAGAGGCAAGGCGAACCTATCTTTTTGTGCCGTTGACACATTGGCGCAGGCTTTTGGTTTATCTCTTGCTGAGTTTGTGGATTTGCCGCAGAAGGGGAAGTCTGCTGATGGGGAGTTGCTTGCGATTTACTCCGAGGTGAAACAACTCGATAGCAGGCGCCGGAAAGCATTCACAGCCGTGGCCAGAGCCTTAATCGCGGAGATTCGGGGACTGTAG
- a CDS encoding tyrosine-type recombinase/integrase gives MQLEIRKRYGVDTWYFSFNHEKQRHRGWLRPVSAMNRREAAAELKRLMADAVNGVRVAGRELDFHAIIEDYMEYLEHHKPGTYRSAKSLVQIAKQHFGKRPTKADVVEYQKARRREGVTGASINRELSYCRAAVNRAIRLEIAKSNPFDNFQKFRETARMRYLTKDEIKRLFQAIENHSEQCEHLRDIVVIAICSGMRKREILTIHRDEVDFEFGTITKQGDMTKNGEAKVVPMTNEMARIVRSRLNNNKSGYVFVNPKTGEPITDIKHSFATVVKAAGIENFRFHDLRHTFATYALLASRDIRTVQVLLGHKTLKMTERYTHVLSNHKFDVVIQTSNELLGEAIKTQ, from the coding sequence ATGCAGCTTGAAATCAGAAAGAGATACGGAGTCGATACGTGGTACTTCAGCTTCAATCATGAGAAGCAGCGACATCGCGGCTGGCTACGTCCGGTGTCAGCAATGAACCGGCGCGAAGCAGCAGCAGAACTGAAACGACTTATGGCCGATGCTGTCAACGGCGTGCGCGTGGCCGGTCGTGAACTGGATTTTCACGCGATCATCGAGGACTACATGGAGTATTTGGAACATCACAAGCCGGGAACGTACCGAAGCGCAAAATCGTTGGTACAGATTGCAAAGCAGCATTTCGGCAAGCGACCGACAAAGGCTGATGTTGTCGAGTATCAGAAGGCACGGCGGCGCGAAGGCGTGACCGGTGCCAGCATCAACCGGGAACTGAGCTATTGCAGGGCAGCGGTGAATCGAGCGATTCGGCTAGAGATAGCCAAGTCGAATCCGTTCGACAATTTCCAGAAGTTCAGAGAGACGGCACGGATGCGATATTTGACCAAGGATGAAATCAAAAGGCTATTCCAGGCAATCGAGAATCATTCAGAGCAGTGCGAGCATCTGAGGGATATAGTTGTTATTGCAATTTGTAGCGGGATGAGGAAACGTGAGATTTTGACGATTCACCGGGACGAGGTTGACTTCGAGTTCGGAACGATAACCAAGCAGGGAGATATGACCAAGAACGGAGAAGCCAAGGTTGTGCCGATGACCAATGAGATGGCTCGGATCGTCAGGAGTCGTTTAAATAACAACAAGTCCGGTTATGTTTTCGTGAATCCGAAGACAGGCGAACCGATAACTGACATCAAGCATTCATTTGCGACAGTGGTAAAAGCTGCCGGTATCGAAAATTTCAGGTTTCATGATCTGCGGCACACGTTCGCGACGTATGCGTTGCTAGCAAGTCGGGACATCAGGACGGTTCAGGTGCTGCTGGGTCACAAGACGTTAAAAATGACGGAGCGATATACGCATGTTCTGAGCAATCACAAATTTGATGTGGTAATTCAGACCAGCAACGAGTTATTGGGCGAGGCGATCAAAACGCAATGA
- a CDS encoding YkgJ family cysteine cluster protein, with translation MSEEKPEKLNNYRALIQRVDALCQRIEARFADQIVCRKGCSDCCRHLSLFPVEGAALAEAVAALPPAEAEQIRSKARQASSDGPCPLLADGACLLYAARPLICRTHGMPLITAADGERRIDFCPLNFQGVPSLPGDAVIDLDRLNEILTAVNALFIAPDADHERASQRVTIADALRGGT, from the coding sequence GTGTCCGAAGAAAAACCAGAAAAGCTTAACAATTACCGGGCCCTCATTCAGCGGGTCGACGCACTCTGCCAACGGATCGAAGCGCGGTTCGCCGACCAGATCGTGTGCCGCAAGGGGTGTTCGGACTGCTGCCGGCACCTCTCCCTTTTCCCGGTGGAAGGAGCCGCCCTCGCGGAAGCCGTGGCCGCCCTCCCCCCCGCCGAAGCAGAGCAAATCCGCAGCAAGGCCCGGCAGGCGTCTTCCGATGGCCCCTGCCCTCTCCTCGCAGACGGAGCCTGCCTGCTCTATGCCGCGCGCCCCCTCATCTGCCGGACCCATGGCATGCCGCTCATCACGGCTGCCGATGGCGAACGGCGCATTGATTTCTGCCCGCTGAATTTCCAGGGGGTACCCTCGCTCCCCGGTGACGCGGTAATCGATCTCGACCGCCTCAACGAAATCCTGACGGCCGTCAACGCTCTCTTCATCGCCCCCGATGCCGACCACGAACGGGCATCACAACGGGTCACCATCGCCGATGCCCTCCGTGGCGGAACCTGA
- a CDS encoding recombinase family protein, translating to MGQTIAYLRVSTNQQDLRNQRYEILEYAQKNNFNIDDFVQIEMSSRKDASERLIDYLFDKLEAGDCVVVSELSRIGRSTVEVLGIINRLVTKKVKLIAIKQNLTVSGNGDMTTKVMVTMFSLFAELERDLISERTKRALEAKKAAGVKIGRPKGATSASKLDGMEIQIAELLQKKVSLTSIAKIFEVSRGTVYNFIQSRKLVT from the coding sequence ATGGGACAGACGATAGCGTATCTGAGAGTCAGCACGAACCAGCAGGACTTAAGAAATCAGCGGTACGAGATTTTGGAGTACGCGCAGAAGAACAACTTCAACATTGATGACTTCGTTCAGATTGAGATGTCGAGTCGGAAAGATGCCAGCGAACGACTGATCGACTATCTGTTCGACAAGCTGGAAGCTGGCGACTGCGTTGTCGTGTCGGAGTTGTCGCGCATCGGCAGGAGCACGGTTGAAGTTTTGGGCATAATCAACCGATTAGTAACGAAGAAGGTCAAGCTAATCGCGATAAAGCAGAATCTGACGGTTAGCGGCAATGGTGACATGACGACGAAGGTTATGGTCACGATGTTTTCGTTATTCGCAGAACTGGAACGTGATCTGATATCAGAGCGTACCAAGAGAGCATTGGAAGCGAAGAAAGCAGCCGGTGTCAAGATCGGTCGTCCGAAGGGCGCAACGAGCGCAAGCAAGCTGGACGGCATGGAGATTCAGATTGCCGAACTGCTGCAAAAGAAAGTGTCGTTGACATCGATTGCAAAGATATTCGAGGTGTCGCGCGGCACGGTTTACAATTTCATTCAATCCAGAAAATTGGTGACGTGA
- a CDS encoding DUF5666 domain-containing protein: MRVKQWLFVVGAALFALSLAGCGGGGGGAAPAAGTPVVSKGMITQLGSVYVNGIKFNVNNAAINMEDPTDVSGGLKVGMIVTVKGTLDDASNGTASSVDFSDNLKGPIATFSNISSSMTVLGQKVRFDPARTVFDNFSGAGTMGVKPGQMVQVSGMADASGTIIATRIERHLPDWTPSSVIELKGSIGTISGTTFTINGLQVDASGVTLPTGMTIGTFVRVEGTLPALSGAPLKATEVKLFTEGVQAEEGKHAEVEGLVSGLTGTTFMIGGTAVDASGASSFPAGVANGVMVEVEGTFVNNVLKATTVRVEWTPPVVTPPPPVVTPPPVPTPIPVDTPVPNAPSTVTATGGTNSVSVSWTAVAGATSYNLYWSTTTGVTTATGTKITGVTSPSRQTFLAANTTYFYIVTAMNGAGESAASSQASATTSATDGVALYGTNCAGCHNPLATSSKKNRTAAQIQAAINGNVGGMGFLSTLTAAQVQAIADVLTF, translated from the coding sequence ATGCGAGTAAAGCAATGGTTGTTCGTCGTGGGGGCGGCTCTCTTCGCCCTGTCGCTGGCCGGCTGCGGCGGTGGCGGGGGCGGGGCTGCCCCGGCAGCCGGCACGCCGGTGGTCAGCAAGGGGATGATCACCCAGCTGGGAAGCGTCTATGTCAACGGGATCAAGTTCAACGTCAACAATGCCGCCATCAACATGGAGGACCCCACCGACGTCTCCGGCGGACTCAAGGTCGGGATGATCGTCACGGTCAAGGGGACCCTCGACGATGCCTCCAACGGAACGGCGAGCAGTGTCGATTTCTCCGACAACCTGAAGGGTCCGATCGCAACGTTCAGCAACATCTCCAGCTCCATGACGGTCCTCGGCCAGAAGGTCAGGTTCGACCCGGCCCGGACGGTCTTCGACAACTTCTCCGGGGCCGGAACGATGGGGGTCAAGCCGGGTCAGATGGTGCAGGTGAGTGGCATGGCCGATGCGAGCGGTACGATCATAGCGACCCGCATCGAGCGGCATCTCCCCGATTGGACCCCCTCCTCGGTCATCGAGCTTAAGGGATCCATCGGCACCATCTCCGGCACCACCTTTACCATCAACGGTCTGCAGGTGGATGCCTCCGGCGTGACCCTGCCGACAGGGATGACCATCGGCACCTTCGTGCGGGTGGAGGGGACGCTGCCGGCGCTGAGCGGCGCACCGCTCAAGGCTACGGAAGTGAAACTGTTCACCGAAGGGGTTCAGGCAGAGGAAGGGAAGCATGCGGAGGTCGAGGGGCTGGTCAGCGGCCTCACCGGCACGACATTCATGATCGGAGGAACCGCCGTTGACGCCTCCGGAGCTTCTTCTTTTCCTGCCGGCGTTGCCAACGGCGTCATGGTGGAAGTAGAGGGGACCTTCGTCAACAACGTCCTGAAGGCGACCACTGTAAGGGTGGAGTGGACACCGCCGGTGGTGACGCCGCCCCCGCCGGTGGTGACGCCGCCCCCTGTGCCCACGCCGATCCCTGTGGATACGCCGGTGCCTAACGCTCCGAGCACGGTGACCGCCACCGGCGGCACCAATTCGGTGTCCGTCTCCTGGACGGCCGTGGCGGGGGCGACCTCCTACAATCTCTACTGGTCGACGACAACCGGGGTCACCACTGCCACCGGGACCAAGATCACCGGCGTCACCTCTCCCTCCCGGCAGACGTTCCTTGCCGCCAATACCACCTACTTCTACATCGTGACGGCGATGAACGGCGCGGGCGAGAGCGCCGCCTCCAGCCAGGCTTCGGCCACCACGTCGGCGACCGATGGCGTGGCGCTCTACGGTACCAACTGCGCCGGCTGCCATAACCCGTTGGCAACCTCAAGCAAGAAGAACCGGACCGCCGCCCAGATCCAGGCCGCGATCAACGGCAACGTCGGCGGAATGGGCTTCCTCTCCACGCTGACGGCGGCCCAGGTTCAGGCGATTGCGGATGTTCTGACGTTCTGA
- a CDS encoding carboxypeptidase-like regulatory domain-containing protein: MRKLLCGIVFMWGALAACGGGGNSTTTNQPAGGTTTVTGTAATGKPIANATITLRDGSGNTKTATSDANGKYTLDVSGLTPPYLLKVTTAGGTLYGVATQTGTANLHQFTNLIIRNWYKAQGKDLDTEYVKSGAVSVPTKTEVDTIEAAIRQIIGTWLQAKGVDITSFSLLNSAFDANGSGFDSVLDVLKVNISSGTMTIVPVDPTTGVQADPISTLPDSASLSASQLDAAKDGINQTLTSWKNTINSKGTGIAVADLLPLYAGATTYLNGGLTVSADIADTISSGNHPGTITTATVKEIVNYDAVSKVVTANITLNTANWGAVTHPLYFIYDSVSQKWLFYGDQRIAHVKALIGNGIVTLSVYDPTQSVTGATVSGPGLVGTQVLTYSNTNGQFRLTINFSPAALSVYTFTLTKSGGSSATYKVIASSQS; encoded by the coding sequence ATGCGGAAGCTGCTTTGTGGGATCGTATTCATGTGGGGCGCACTTGCGGCATGTGGGGGCGGTGGAAACAGTACGACAACCAATCAGCCTGCTGGTGGCACAACGACAGTGACCGGTACTGCGGCGACTGGAAAACCGATTGCGAATGCAACTATTACCCTGAGAGACGGCAGCGGCAACACGAAGACCGCCACTTCGGATGCAAACGGCAAGTACACCCTTGATGTGTCCGGTCTTACGCCGCCGTACCTGCTCAAAGTGACGACTGCGGGCGGAACACTTTACGGGGTTGCTACGCAGACCGGCACGGCAAACCTGCACCAGTTCACGAACCTGATCATCAGGAATTGGTACAAGGCACAGGGGAAAGACCTCGACACCGAATACGTCAAATCGGGTGCCGTTTCCGTACCAACGAAAACGGAGGTCGACACCATTGAGGCGGCCATCCGGCAGATAATCGGTACATGGTTGCAGGCAAAGGGCGTGGATATTACGAGCTTCAGCCTGTTGAACTCGGCCTTCGATGCCAACGGCTCCGGCTTTGACTCCGTTCTCGATGTCCTGAAGGTCAACATTTCCAGCGGCACCATGACCATTGTTCCCGTTGATCCGACGACCGGCGTTCAGGCCGACCCCATCAGCACCTTGCCGGACAGTGCCAGCCTGTCGGCCAGTCAGCTCGACGCCGCTAAAGACGGAATAAACCAGACCTTGACGAGTTGGAAGAATACCATCAACAGCAAAGGAACTGGCATTGCCGTTGCCGATCTGTTGCCGCTATATGCCGGTGCAACCACATACCTCAATGGTGGCCTGACCGTCAGCGCAGATATTGCCGACACCATTTCCAGCGGCAATCACCCCGGCACTATCACAACTGCAACTGTTAAAGAAATAGTCAACTATGACGCCGTGTCTAAGGTCGTGACCGCCAACATCACACTTAACACTGCGAATTGGGGGGCCGTCACCCACCCCCTCTATTTCATATACGATTCGGTCAGCCAAAAATGGCTGTTCTACGGCGACCAGAGAATCGCCCACGTGAAAGCACTTATTGGTAACGGCATTGTGACTCTAAGCGTGTATGACCCAACTCAGAGCGTAACAGGTGCAACCGTTTCAGGACCGGGCCTTGTCGGCACTCAAGTTCTTACGTATTCAAACACAAATGGTCAATTCCGCTTGACGATCAACTTTTCACCGGCGGCCTTGTCGGTTTACACCTTTACGCTCACCAAAAGCGGCGGCTCTTCGGCCACATACAAAGTGATAGCATCGTCGCAGTCCTGA
- the thiC gene encoding phosphomethylpyrimidine synthase ThiC: MTQLEYARKGIITDKMKEAALAEGVAPEFIRDGIADGTIIICHNIKHANGRPLAVGKGLRTKVNANIGTSADDTDITKELEKARVAVHHGADAIMDLSTGGPVDEIRRAIIAETSACIGSVPLYQAALDAVRTKKKAIVDMTVDDIFEGIIKHAEDGVDFITVHCGVTRATVERMKNEGRIMDVVSRGGAFTVEWMAHNRQENPLFEHFDRLLEITKAYDMVLSLGDGFRPGCLADATDRAQIHELIILGELTQRAQAAGVQVMIEGPGHVPLNQIEANILLQKRLCHGAPFYVLGPLVTDIAPGYDHITCAIGGAIAATAGADFLCYVTPSEHLRLPSVEDVREGVIASRIAAHAADIAKGVKGAIDKDIKMARCRKKLDWEGQFSLALDPEKARRLRSESGVAEHGACTMCGEFCAYKVMDDAMEKQAAQG, encoded by the coding sequence ATGACGCAACTGGAATACGCCCGCAAGGGGATCATCACCGACAAGATGAAGGAGGCCGCCCTGGCCGAAGGGGTCGCCCCCGAATTCATCCGCGATGGCATCGCCGATGGCACCATCATCATCTGTCACAACATCAAGCACGCCAACGGCAGGCCCCTGGCCGTAGGGAAGGGGCTGCGGACCAAGGTGAACGCCAACATCGGCACCTCGGCCGACGACACCGACATCACCAAGGAGCTGGAGAAGGCCCGGGTGGCGGTGCATCACGGGGCCGACGCCATCATGGACCTCTCCACCGGCGGTCCGGTGGACGAGATCCGCCGCGCCATCATCGCCGAGACCAGCGCCTGCATCGGCTCGGTCCCCCTCTACCAGGCGGCCCTGGACGCGGTCCGGACCAAGAAGAAGGCGATCGTCGACATGACCGTGGACGACATCTTCGAAGGGATCATCAAGCACGCCGAGGACGGGGTCGACTTCATCACCGTCCACTGCGGCGTGACCCGCGCCACGGTGGAGCGGATGAAGAACGAGGGGCGCATCATGGACGTGGTCTCCCGCGGCGGGGCCTTCACCGTGGAGTGGATGGCGCACAACCGGCAGGAGAACCCCCTCTTCGAGCACTTCGACCGGCTCCTGGAGATCACGAAGGCGTACGACATGGTCCTGTCGCTGGGGGACGGCTTCCGCCCCGGCTGCCTCGCCGACGCTACCGACCGGGCCCAGATCCACGAACTGATCATCCTCGGCGAGCTGACCCAGCGGGCCCAGGCCGCCGGGGTCCAGGTGATGATCGAGGGGCCCGGCCACGTGCCGCTCAACCAGATCGAGGCCAACATCCTCCTCCAGAAGCGGCTCTGCCACGGCGCCCCCTTCTACGTCCTGGGCCCCCTGGTCACCGACATCGCCCCCGGCTACGACCATATCACCTGTGCCATCGGCGGGGCCATCGCCGCCACGGCCGGCGCCGATTTCCTCTGCTACGTCACCCCCAGCGAGCACCTGCGCCTCCCCTCCGTGGAGGATGTCCGCGAGGGGGTCATCGCCTCCCGCATCGCCGCCCACGCCGCCGACATCGCCAAGGGGGTGAAGGGGGCGATCGACAAGGACATCAAAATGGCCCGATGCCGCAAGAAACTCGACTGGGAGGGGCAGTTCAGCCTCGCCCTCGATCCGGAGAAGGCCCGGCGCCTGCGCTCCGAGTCCGGGGTCGCCGAGCACGGCGCCTGCACCATGTGTGGCGAATTCTGCGCCTACAAGGTGATGGACGACGCCATGGAAAAGCAGGCAGCACAGGGGTAG